One Thalassotalea hakodatensis DNA segment encodes these proteins:
- a CDS encoding cobyric acid synthase: MPAKTLMVQGTTSDAGKTTLVAALCRIYARQGLHVAPFKPQNMALNSAVTPDGGEIGRAQAVQAHAANVPLSVDFNPILLKPQSDKNAQVIIHGQVFESMNADQYHDYKKIAFNAVMDSHTRLEKKYTRIVVEGAGSPAEINLREGDIANMGFAEAADCPVILIADIDKGGVFAHLVGTLALLSESEQQRVIGFVINRFRGDLSLLEPGLQWLENYTNKPVLGVLPYIHGLHIAAEDAVDNVQNIANSQLKVIVPVTPRMSNHNDFDALRVHPEIDLTFVYASEVKNSPLPAADLIILAGSKNTREDLAFIKAQGWDQQINTHLRYGGKVFGICGGFQMLGQHINDPLGLEGKAGISEGLGLLPITTILQPRKTLANREAILHLAGINKTIKGYEIHLGETTYLADLPPLMTIEGNAQGVISDDQQIAGGYLHGIWDSKNAIEQLASWCQVTISAATSLEDIQEHAIERLADTCEQYLALDKIENALTHWRQHHE, translated from the coding sequence CCGGCAAAAACCTTAATGGTGCAAGGCACAACTAGCGATGCCGGTAAAACAACATTGGTTGCAGCACTATGTCGAATTTATGCGAGGCAAGGTCTACATGTTGCACCGTTTAAACCCCAAAACATGGCGTTAAATAGTGCGGTAACGCCAGATGGTGGCGAAATAGGCCGTGCACAAGCGGTGCAAGCGCATGCCGCCAATGTACCGTTATCCGTAGATTTTAATCCGATATTATTAAAGCCACAATCTGACAAAAATGCGCAAGTTATCATTCATGGTCAAGTTTTTGAAAGCATGAATGCTGATCAGTATCATGATTATAAAAAAATTGCTTTTAACGCGGTGATGGATTCACATACGCGATTAGAAAAAAAATATACACGTATTGTAGTAGAAGGCGCAGGTAGCCCCGCAGAGATTAACCTTCGTGAAGGGGATATTGCGAACATGGGCTTTGCCGAGGCAGCAGACTGCCCGGTTATTTTAATTGCAGATATTGATAAAGGTGGTGTGTTTGCTCACTTAGTTGGCACTTTAGCTCTGTTAAGCGAAAGCGAGCAACAACGTGTTATTGGCTTTGTGATCAATCGTTTTCGTGGTGATCTTTCGTTATTAGAGCCAGGATTACAATGGCTAGAAAACTATACCAATAAGCCTGTTTTAGGTGTGCTTCCTTATATTCATGGATTACATATTGCTGCCGAAGACGCAGTAGATAATGTTCAAAACATAGCAAACAGCCAATTAAAAGTGATTGTGCCAGTAACGCCTAGAATGAGTAATCATAACGATTTTGATGCGTTGAGAGTACATCCTGAAATAGATTTAACCTTTGTCTATGCGTCTGAAGTGAAAAACTCACCGTTACCAGCGGCAGATCTTATTATTTTGGCGGGTAGTAAAAATACCCGTGAAGACTTAGCGTTTATTAAAGCACAAGGCTGGGATCAGCAAATTAACACACACTTACGCTATGGCGGTAAGGTGTTTGGTATTTGTGGTGGCTTTCAAATGTTAGGCCAACATATTAATGACCCACTTGGTTTAGAAGGCAAAGCGGGTATCAGTGAAGGGCTAGGTTTGTTACCGATCACCACGATTTTACAACCACGAAAAACACTGGCTAATCGGGAAGCAATATTGCACTTAGCGGGGATAAATAAAACCATTAAAGGTTATGAAATTCACTTAGGTGAAACAACCTATTTAGCCGATTTACCCCCCTTGATGACAATAGAAGGTAACGCACAAGGCGTTATAAGCGATGATCAACAAATCGCTGGTGGTTATTTACATGGCATTTGGGATAGTAAAAATGCCATCGAACAACTTGCTTCATGGTGCCAAGTGACAATTTCAGCAGCAACATCATTAGAAGATATACAAGAACACGCCATAGAACGATTAGCCGACACATGCGAGCAATACCTCGCATTAGATAAAATAGAAAACGCATTAACCCATTGGAGACAGCACCATGAATGA
- the cobO gene encoding cob(I)yrinic acid a,c-diamide adenosyltransferase, producing the protein MNEQDKQDKHKARQQKLKEKVDARIAAAQDDKGLLLVITGNGKGKSTSGFGMITRSVGHGLTAAVCQFIKGTWECGERNLLEKSGVPFYVMKTGFTWETQNKEADMAAAEKVWQEAKKLLADPSIQTILLDELTYMLSYRYLDIDEVLDAIANRPEGQHVIVTGRAAHRRLTEMADTVSEVQSQKHAFEAGIKVQKGIDW; encoded by the coding sequence ATGAATGAACAAGACAAACAAGATAAACATAAAGCACGTCAACAAAAACTAAAAGAAAAAGTAGACGCACGTATTGCCGCAGCTCAAGACGATAAAGGTTTATTATTGGTAATAACAGGCAATGGCAAAGGAAAGTCTACCTCTGGTTTTGGCATGATAACTCGTAGCGTTGGCCATGGATTAACTGCTGCTGTATGCCAATTTATTAAAGGCACTTGGGAGTGTGGAGAGCGCAATTTGTTAGAGAAATCGGGCGTACCGTTTTATGTCATGAAAACAGGCTTCACTTGGGAAACTCAAAATAAAGAAGCTGATATGGCGGCTGCTGAAAAAGTGTGGCAAGAGGCTAAAAAATTGCTAGCAGACCCTAGCATTCAAACTATTTTGCTAGATGAATTAACCTATATGCTGAGTTATCGATACCTTGATATTGATGAAGTGCTTGATGCCATCGCTAACAGGCCTGAAGGTCAACATGTCATTGTAACAGGCAGAGCTGCACATCGCCGATTAACTGAAATGGCTGATACTGTTTCTGAAGTGCAATCTCAAAAGCATGCCTTTGAAGCTGGAATTAAAGTACAAAAAGGGATTGATTGGTGA
- a CDS encoding cobalamin-binding protein, whose amino-acid sequence MAKYVFTLLWFISVASIANTLDKPAQRIIALAPHIVENLYQIGAGDRIIGTTDHADFPEQAKSIPRIGNYAALSIEKVLATNPDLIIAWKTGNPSEDLARLASFGIPIVYSNPLALEDVAQELRDLGQWTGLTKIANEKADAYLADLAKVRADYQGAEPISVFYELWPRPLTTIAKNAWLQQQIKVCGATNPFVDSKTDYPQINIEQVIIKSPEIIIQPTSHGHQSPDKIDWQQWSEIPAVKHNAFIHPNADMLYRMTSRSIKELASLCRLIDKHRQ is encoded by the coding sequence ATGGCAAAGTATGTTTTTACATTGCTTTGGTTTATCAGTGTGGCAAGTATTGCCAATACGCTAGATAAACCGGCTCAGCGAATCATTGCGCTAGCACCTCATATTGTTGAAAACCTTTATCAAATAGGTGCAGGGGATCGTATCATCGGTACTACCGATCATGCTGATTTTCCAGAACAAGCCAAAAGTATTCCTCGTATCGGTAATTATGCCGCATTAAGCATTGAAAAAGTGCTGGCGACAAACCCTGATCTTATTATTGCTTGGAAAACGGGTAATCCAAGTGAAGATTTAGCCCGGCTAGCTTCGTTCGGTATTCCAATCGTGTATTCAAATCCGCTTGCGCTTGAAGATGTAGCACAAGAGTTAAGAGATTTAGGACAATGGACAGGTTTAACTAAAATTGCCAATGAAAAAGCAGATGCTTACCTGGCGGATTTAGCAAAGGTTCGAGCTGATTATCAAGGCGCTGAACCGATTTCGGTTTTTTATGAACTATGGCCTAGACCGTTAACGACAATTGCAAAAAATGCGTGGTTACAACAACAAATAAAGGTGTGCGGGGCAACGAACCCTTTTGTTGATAGCAAAACAGATTACCCGCAAATAAATATTGAGCAAGTGATTATAAAATCACCTGAAATAATTATTCAGCCAACGTCTCATGGCCATCAATCTCCAGATAAGATTGATTGGCAACAATGGTCAGAAATACCCGCGGTAAAACATAATGCGTTTATTCACCCTAACGCCGATATGTTGTACCGCATGACATCGCGCTCTATTAAGGAATTAGCATCGCTTTGTCGGTTGATTGATAAGCATCGACAATAG
- a CDS encoding TonB-dependent receptor domain-containing protein produces the protein MKHKLIAASVSAALSLSSTSFAETSGYQTDEQILVTANRVATKAEDVLVSQVVITRAEIEKIQAKSVLDLLATVSGIDISANGGKGQNSSVYMRGSNSDHTLVLLNGVRIGSATLGSTNLNEIAPELIERIEVIKGPRAALWGSDAIGGVIQIFTRKVNGGDHFANATFGSDNYQKYSAGIGIEHGDGSTSISVSHEESDGFDVKDDSETDDDGFSYDSIAINGQQQVSKALALTWLAQVEQGETEYDSSYQNKSDVNNYVWNLGAVYSSKINGYKNKTQLSVGQSRTSNINYGNSFTKQDGSVFDTRRSQFSLINHTELTRHWKLNIGADLYDESVRGTSEFNENQRDISGYFAHTVYNQDAFTYELAARYDDVEDVDSETTYNASVGYQISEATRMVLSTGTGFKAPTFNDLYYPLNWGSMGNENLVSETSDSVEFNIISQFGSVAASFNLHQTDVENLILWDGAINNDGIKMPGNVDKVEIQGAELGLSYPASHGTHEFNVSYVEAEDVATNEQLIRRAKEFANYKFSTDIADADVYLEWQYKGKRYDNVWGVGKVKLDSYQLINIGTSYAVTDKFNVEAKINNAFNEQYNTINGYFSQERKVYLGISYQN, from the coding sequence ATGAAACATAAACTTATCGCAGCTTCAGTATCAGCTGCACTTTCACTCTCATCAACATCGTTTGCAGAAACGTCTGGCTATCAAACAGATGAACAAATTTTAGTAACAGCAAACCGTGTGGCTACTAAAGCTGAAGATGTATTGGTTTCACAGGTGGTGATAACCCGAGCTGAGATTGAAAAAATTCAGGCTAAATCTGTGTTGGACTTATTAGCGACGGTATCAGGTATTGATATTTCAGCTAATGGTGGCAAAGGCCAGAACTCTTCTGTGTATATGCGTGGTAGTAATTCGGATCACACCTTAGTGCTATTAAACGGCGTACGAATTGGTTCAGCAACTTTAGGATCAACTAATTTAAATGAAATTGCCCCTGAATTAATCGAACGTATTGAAGTAATAAAAGGTCCTCGTGCTGCACTTTGGGGCTCAGATGCCATTGGTGGCGTGATACAAATTTTCACGCGTAAAGTGAATGGCGGTGACCACTTTGCCAATGCAACTTTCGGTAGTGATAACTACCAAAAATACAGCGCAGGTATTGGCATCGAACACGGTGATGGCTCTACCAGTATTAGTGTGAGCCATGAAGAAAGTGATGGTTTTGATGTCAAAGATGACAGCGAAACAGATGACGATGGTTTCAGTTATGACTCAATCGCCATAAATGGCCAACAACAAGTGAGCAAAGCTTTGGCTTTAACTTGGCTCGCACAAGTTGAACAAGGTGAAACAGAATACGATAGTAGTTACCAAAACAAGTCAGATGTTAACAACTACGTATGGAATCTTGGTGCTGTTTATTCTTCAAAAATCAATGGGTATAAAAACAAGACTCAACTATCTGTAGGCCAAAGTCGAACATCTAATATTAATTATGGAAACTCTTTTACAAAACAAGATGGCAGTGTTTTTGATACCCGTCGTAGTCAGTTTTCATTGATAAATCATACTGAACTTACCCGTCACTGGAAGTTAAATATTGGTGCTGATTTATATGATGAAAGTGTGCGTGGTACAAGTGAATTTAATGAGAATCAACGCGATATATCAGGTTATTTTGCTCATACTGTCTATAATCAAGATGCGTTTACTTATGAACTAGCTGCTCGTTATGATGATGTTGAAGATGTTGATTCTGAAACCACTTATAATGCCAGTGTAGGTTATCAAATAAGTGAAGCTACGCGTATGGTTTTATCAACAGGAACGGGTTTTAAAGCACCAACCTTTAATGATTTATACTACCCATTAAATTGGGGGTCTATGGGTAATGAAAACTTAGTATCAGAAACATCTGACTCAGTCGAGTTTAATATAATCAGCCAATTTGGCAGTGTAGCTGCTTCTTTCAATCTACACCAAACAGATGTTGAAAATTTAATACTGTGGGATGGTGCGATAAATAATGACGGCATAAAAATGCCAGGTAACGTTGATAAAGTTGAAATTCAAGGTGCTGAATTAGGTTTGAGTTACCCAGCAAGCCACGGTACACACGAATTTAATGTGAGTTATGTAGAAGCTGAAGATGTTGCTACAAATGAGCAACTTATTCGTCGAGCTAAAGAATTTGCCAATTATAAATTCAGTACTGATATTGCTGACGCAGATGTTTACCTTGAATGGCAATATAAAGGTAAAAGATACGATAATGTATGGGGTGTGGGCAAAGTTAAACTAGATAGCTATCAATTGATTAACATAGGTACTAGTTATGCTGTCACAGATAAGTTTAACGTTGAAGCGAAAATAAACAATGCGTTTAATGAGCAATACAACACGATAAACGGTTATTTCTCTCAAGAGAGAAAGGTATATTTAGGGATTAGTTATCAGAATTAA
- a CDS encoding substrate-binding periplasmic protein has translation MRYVCLMCTVLFWHTASADKVTITTAPWQPYVSHEHAGSAVALLEQVFSQNNTEITWLRQNYDLAFQQISRKEKLASFPYFKTAERAKKVLYSAPIFQVTSHIYFNRQYSQQIEQAELSKYRIGKVAGYSYGENIDKLVEKAKIFNSEDAALQALLEGDIDYLPMTESVMNYILNNQFKQQKLLIKPLEDIRDTKSLHLIAADNKQGRALVKTLNELLEQVVDLKSFVLSPEQLTIEPDIAKLITSEGYPAILAQTDLTENAAFYTLAQGTKVLVIEWSDVLLKPSKSDRIYKNMMDVSKVVILNGPLVGKEVYVRNMHIELI, from the coding sequence ATGCGTTACGTTTGCTTAATGTGTACGGTTCTATTTTGGCATACAGCCAGCGCTGATAAAGTTACGATAACCACCGCGCCATGGCAACCTTATGTTAGCCATGAACATGCGGGTTCTGCCGTGGCCTTATTAGAGCAAGTGTTTAGTCAAAATAACACCGAGATAACTTGGCTAAGACAAAACTACGATTTAGCATTTCAACAAATCTCTCGGAAAGAAAAGTTAGCGTCTTTTCCATATTTTAAAACCGCTGAACGTGCGAAAAAAGTGCTTTATTCGGCACCTATTTTTCAAGTAACAAGTCATATTTATTTTAATCGACAATATAGCCAGCAAATTGAACAAGCAGAATTATCAAAATACCGTATAGGTAAAGTAGCTGGTTATAGTTATGGTGAAAATATTGATAAGCTCGTTGAAAAAGCTAAAATTTTCAATAGCGAAGATGCTGCACTCCAAGCCTTACTCGAAGGTGATATCGACTATCTGCCAATGACAGAAAGTGTGATGAATTACATTTTAAATAATCAATTTAAGCAGCAAAAATTATTGATAAAGCCACTTGAGGATATTCGCGATACAAAGAGTTTACATCTCATTGCTGCGGATAATAAGCAAGGACGTGCGCTAGTGAAAACATTAAATGAGTTACTTGAACAAGTGGTTGATTTAAAAAGCTTTGTGTTATCTCCTGAACAGCTTACCATTGAACCGGATATTGCAAAACTAATTACCTCTGAAGGTTACCCCGCCATTTTAGCCCAAACCGATTTAACGGAAAATGCGGCTTTTTATACCTTAGCACAAGGTACAAAAGTGTTAGTCATCGAATGGAGTGATGTATTGTTAAAGCCTTCTAAAAGTGATCGAATTTATAAAAACATGATGGATGTAAGTAAGGTTGTCATTTTAAATGGCCCGTTAGTAGGTAAAGAAGTGTACGTAAGAAATATGCATATAGAGTTAATTTAA
- a CDS encoding CBU_0592 family membrane protein, translating into MLVLIGWIGTAIYLINHAYISFVRQWKPSIYYGGNLIAATVLVMSSLAVNSYQAVFINAFWAMVSLAILRGWPINKIPASTRIFYLGLLVFISYFCYLYFANGVINIALLGWSSAYAFTAGYLLFCCKKLNHLAYLLLNAYAAIVLLPQLWQDQNLPVFALEIAWAIISIVGAIKRVREPHLMD; encoded by the coding sequence ATGTTGGTCTTAATAGGCTGGATAGGCACAGCAATATATTTGATTAATCATGCTTATATTTCATTTGTACGACAGTGGAAACCAAGTATCTACTACGGTGGTAACTTGATTGCCGCGACAGTGCTAGTGATGAGTTCACTGGCGGTCAATTCTTATCAAGCAGTGTTTATCAATGCTTTTTGGGCGATGGTGAGTTTAGCTATTTTACGTGGCTGGCCAATCAATAAAATACCGGCAAGTACCCGTATTTTTTATTTAGGTTTGTTAGTTTTTATCAGTTATTTCTGTTATCTATATTTTGCTAACGGTGTGATAAATATTGCTTTACTTGGTTGGTCTTCAGCATACGCTTTTACCGCAGGATATTTACTTTTTTGCTGTAAAAAACTGAATCACCTTGCTTACTTATTGCTGAATGCTTATGCCGCAATTGTTCTGTTACCTCAGCTCTGGCAGGATCAAAACTTACCAGTTTTTGCACTTGAAATTGCTTGGGCGATTATTTCAATCGTTGGAGCTATAAAGCGCGTAAGAGAACCGCACTTAATGGATTAG
- a CDS encoding PhoH family protein: MTEEKTIYILDTNILLHEPFAFLSFQEHDVIVPMTVLEELDSIKDRNKDVSRDARVAIRALEDCLVNATPEEVLAGVPIPTQQDGSKVGRLSIFNDYTLEQTAGKLSFNENDNRIINTALHIQGTRKTRKVVLVTKDINMRLKAKGAGLKHVEDYRTDQLIDDIQFLTKGYHKFSGDFWQQVKNCESESEGRNTTHYVEKSVFPNAYMNEYLLDEGEHFAGKVVGWDEQKLAIADLSRERLMSKQAWGISPKNIYQGMAMDALLDPSIDLVILTGPAGCGKTLLALASALELVIERGMYDKVIVTRSTPEIAESIGFLPGTEEEKMAPWLAAITDSLEVLHKQDENMESSLNYIMDKANIQFKSVNFMRGRSIQNAFVILDECQNLTASQLKTIITRCGEGTKLVCSGNLAQIDSNYLSALTSGLTYIVERFKDFPGSTTVNLNGVVRSRLASFAEENL; this comes from the coding sequence ATGACTGAAGAAAAAACTATCTATATATTAGACACTAATATATTACTGCACGAGCCCTTCGCTTTTCTATCTTTCCAAGAACACGACGTAATTGTTCCCATGACCGTACTTGAAGAACTCGACTCTATTAAAGATCGTAACAAAGACGTTAGCCGGGATGCTCGAGTTGCTATCAGAGCACTAGAAGATTGTTTAGTAAACGCAACGCCAGAAGAAGTACTTGCTGGTGTTCCAATACCCACGCAACAAGATGGTAGCAAGGTTGGTAGGCTGTCTATTTTTAATGATTACACGTTAGAACAAACTGCTGGTAAGCTGTCCTTTAATGAAAATGATAATCGTATTATTAATACAGCATTACACATTCAAGGTACTCGTAAAACGCGTAAAGTTGTGCTTGTTACTAAAGATATTAATATGCGCCTTAAGGCAAAAGGGGCAGGCCTTAAACATGTTGAAGATTATCGAACTGACCAATTAATTGATGATATTCAATTTCTTACTAAAGGTTATCACAAATTTTCAGGAGACTTTTGGCAACAAGTTAAAAATTGCGAGAGTGAATCTGAAGGGCGAAATACCACTCACTATGTTGAAAAGTCGGTATTTCCGAACGCTTACATGAATGAATATTTGCTTGATGAAGGCGAACATTTTGCGGGTAAAGTTGTAGGCTGGGATGAACAAAAACTAGCGATAGCTGATTTAAGTCGAGAACGACTGATGTCAAAGCAAGCGTGGGGAATATCGCCAAAAAATATTTATCAAGGCATGGCAATGGATGCATTACTTGATCCTTCGATAGATTTAGTCATTTTAACTGGGCCTGCAGGTTGTGGTAAAACCTTACTTGCATTAGCGTCAGCTTTAGAGTTGGTGATTGAACGCGGCATGTATGACAAGGTTATTGTCACCCGAAGTACGCCTGAAATAGCCGAGTCTATCGGTTTTTTGCCGGGCACGGAAGAAGAAAAAATGGCGCCTTGGTTAGCGGCGATTACCGATTCATTGGAAGTCTTGCATAAACAAGATGAAAACATGGAAAGTAGCTTAAACTACATTATGGATAAAGCGAATATTCAGTTTAAATCTGTTAATTTTATGCGCGGCAGAAGCATACAAAATGCCTTTGTCATTTTAGATGAATGTCAAAATTTAACCGCATCGCAATTAAAAACCATCATTACTCGCTGTGGTGAAGGCACAAAATTAGTATGCTCTGGTAATTTAGCGCAAATAGACAGTAATTATTTAAGCGCATTAACTTCAGGATTAACTTACATTGTTGAACGTTTTAAAGATTTTCCAGGTAGCACTACGGTGAATTTAAATGGTGTAGTTCGTTCGCGATTAGCATCATTTGCGGAAGAAAATTTATAA
- a CDS encoding CopL family metal-binding regulatory protein: MSTNFVKTLLILTVCLSFLGQVMASTVMSYHMINMKTSQSQTHNMDMMDHSHHQMATQSAEHHENMDDSCCEQSCSCFSGSCSNIAVALFSTMQTRQLDLSVKIISVPQTEQSQTLPSLYRPPIFA, from the coding sequence GTGTCGACTAATTTCGTTAAAACATTATTGATATTGACGGTCTGTTTGTCCTTTTTAGGTCAAGTGATGGCGTCTACAGTAATGTCTTATCATATGATTAATATGAAAACGAGCCAGTCACAAACTCATAACATGGATATGATGGATCATAGTCATCATCAAATGGCGACTCAGTCAGCTGAACATCATGAAAACATGGATGATAGCTGTTGTGAGCAATCTTGCAGCTGTTTTAGTGGTAGTTGCTCTAATATTGCCGTGGCATTATTTTCAACGATGCAAACACGACAACTTGATTTATCAGTAAAAATCATTTCTGTTCCACAAACTGAGCAAAGCCAAACGCTTCCTTCTTTATATCGACCTCCGATATTTGCCTAA
- a CDS encoding TolC family protein: MIKNYLTIAILISLITNSAKAEEHQHFIDKPYSPSFQAKDTLSLTEAITIAEKNDPWLHGNRLNQQAINHRSIAAGTLPDPKVSIGMMNLPIDSWNTEQEGMTQLKVGVSQMFPRGDSLAIKQNQLKLEATKFPLMRKNRQATVKSTVSQLWLDAYLAQRIIELIENDWALFEQIAEVAQVSYSNVVGKTRQQDVIRAQLEIVQLEDRLMLEKQQLETAIARLNEWLHVYDANNVAQTFNFDAQALVFNVSSQLPEIRLKQPELLKAAKYSRNRLAKVLLNHPALLMIDVKQQVVEKNVVLAKQQYKPQWGVNASYSYRDNMPSGDSRADLFSVGVTFDLPLFTDNKQDQQVSASIAESAAVKTEKLLLTKQMISAVEQETRQLRRLSERQKLYQQQLLKQTHNQAEASLTAYTNDDGDFSEVVRARITQLNTKIAALKIDVEALKSVARINYFFTHADDTSRQLTPHTKNVNTALTQQLGDQ, encoded by the coding sequence ATGATCAAAAATTATCTAACTATTGCGATACTCATATCGCTAATCACTAATAGTGCTAAAGCGGAAGAGCATCAGCACTTTATAGACAAGCCATACTCGCCGTCTTTCCAGGCAAAAGATACCTTATCGTTGACGGAAGCAATTACAATAGCTGAAAAAAATGATCCTTGGCTTCATGGCAATCGGTTAAATCAACAAGCGATTAACCATAGAAGTATTGCTGCTGGTACATTGCCAGATCCTAAGGTGTCAATAGGCATGATGAACCTACCTATCGATTCTTGGAATACCGAACAAGAGGGCATGACACAATTAAAAGTCGGTGTCTCTCAAATGTTTCCTCGTGGAGATAGTTTGGCGATTAAACAAAATCAATTGAAGCTTGAAGCAACTAAATTTCCATTAATGCGAAAAAATCGTCAAGCGACTGTGAAAAGCACCGTTTCACAGTTATGGCTTGATGCTTATTTAGCCCAGCGAATTATTGAGCTTATCGAGAATGATTGGGCTTTGTTCGAACAGATTGCCGAAGTGGCGCAAGTGAGCTATTCAAACGTTGTAGGGAAAACTCGTCAACAAGATGTTATTCGTGCGCAATTAGAAATTGTGCAACTTGAAGATAGATTAATGCTTGAGAAGCAACAATTAGAAACTGCCATTGCACGTTTAAATGAATGGTTGCATGTTTATGACGCTAATAATGTCGCCCAAACGTTTAATTTTGACGCACAAGCCTTGGTATTTAATGTTTCATCGCAACTGCCCGAGATTCGATTAAAGCAACCCGAATTACTTAAAGCAGCAAAATATTCCCGTAATCGTTTGGCAAAAGTATTGTTAAATCACCCTGCTTTGCTAATGATTGATGTCAAGCAACAAGTCGTTGAAAAAAATGTGGTGCTAGCAAAACAGCAATATAAGCCGCAATGGGGGGTAAATGCCAGTTATAGTTATCGAGATAATATGCCATCTGGTGATAGTCGTGCTGATTTGTTTTCAGTAGGCGTCACCTTTGATTTACCTTTATTTACTGATAACAAACAAGATCAACAAGTATCGGCATCCATTGCCGAATCTGCCGCGGTAAAAACGGAGAAGTTATTATTAACAAAGCAGATGATTAGTGCAGTTGAGCAAGAAACAAGACAGCTAAGGCGACTTTCAGAGCGACAAAAGTTATATCAACAGCAATTGCTTAAACAAACGCATAATCAAGCTGAAGCGTCACTTACTGCTTATACCAATGATGATGGTGATTTTTCAGAAGTGGTAAGAGCAAGGATCACACAATTAAACACAAAAATAGCAGCACTAAAAATTGACGTTGAAGCACTGAAATCAGTTGCTCGTATCAATTATTTTTTCACCCACGCTGATGACACATCACGTCAACTTACACCACACACTAAAAACGTTAACACTGCACTTACTCAGCAACTTGGAGATCAATAA